TCAATATTTGTTTACGGATGTTGAATGCTTATAATTTAACAATTTTTTATTGGTTATTACAGCTATAATTTGTTGAAATATAGCTAGGTCGAATCCCTAGCATAATTAATTTTAATGTGGCCCCTGGCCTTAAAATTAATTGTATTGATATAATTGGTTAATGTTTAGGGCTGAGCCCCAATTTGGATAGCTTGTAATTGGGTTGGGCCCAAATAGATATCAATGTAACTTGTGAATGTTAATGGCAAGCCCTATTTGGGCGTTCAACTTATGTAACTTATAATGGTTATGGGGCAAGACCTATTCATTGTGTAACTTGTAATTCAATAGGTCGGGACCTATTGAATATGTAACTTGTAACTTGGGGTAGGTTTTATGTAATTTGGCACCAAGGCCAACCTAGGCATAAGGGTTAAAGGCATGTATATAAAGGAAGTGACTTGAGGTCACAAGACACACATTCAACAAATATCCTCTATCTTCATCAAGTAGCGAATTGTCTTCTGTAATCAGTTAATTATCTTCAATGATCAATGGATCTCATTTAGAAGACAACGACCATATCTAAAGGATAGCGAAACAGTATTAGAGGTCAGCAAACTCCTTCCAGTTGTGGGCGAACTACTAGTCAGCGATCTGCCCTTGTGTTCCGATCTACAAGCTTCAACAAGTGAAGTAGAGTTACAGCCCAGCGAACACTATCAAGACTGAGCGAACATCTTGCAAGGTTGAGTTAACTTCATACAAAGACAACGAACTCAAATCTGAGCTACAAGGATTTGATTCTTCAAATTGTTATATCTCAGATAAGTTGTGCTTGTGCCCTAGAAGGCTATATTGTAAATCTACCATGTGGTTAATATTATACAATCTGAGAtagttgttgctgggtttttcacctccaagagggacgTTTTCACAGAGTACATGTGTGTCATGCGTATCACttactttgcattttgattttttgttCTATACTGCTAATTTGATtgctaaaactaacatggtatcagagtgggttccttctataaagcctaacaacttgaagatAGATCTTGTATTCTTTTTGCATACTAGGGCTAAAGAAGTTTAGTGTGAATGATTGGGAATCGATTGTATCAGATAGTTCTATAACAACATAACAACTTGAAGATTGAGGGCATCGATGGGGCCGTAACAAGAGTATGAAGGCTTCAAATAAAATCTTAGAATACAGGTATCCTTATTCCTCTACTCTCTTTTGTTTACTTCTGTTAAGAAGGGTTTGCTTAGTTTaaggatttgtatatgtttgcTTTGTTGTTATTGGTATTAGTTCTTTTAGTTGTAACCCTAGGGTGGGGTCTTAACTAGAACACAGGGTTTTCTTGTTTGTTAACTATCTCATCAAAGATATGTTGGTTTTGTGCAGTTGTTTTATTCTAGCTTCAAACCCTAGTATTCCTTGTATTTTATTAAGGGTTTGTATAATTGTAATCCTAGGGTTTGTGACTGTCACCCTAGTTCGAGCTTTGTCTATGTTAAGAATTTGTTCCAACCCTAGTTCAAGTTATGGAAGTTGGTATTCAGTTATTCTCTATTCTAAGTATGCATACTTCAACATTATTCTTAACCCAAATCCATGATTTGCTATGAGGAATATGCAATGATCCAAATatcaatgatgttattgatctgaATATTGATGATACGGTGATCAGAATATATCATAAAGTTGGAAACATTTAATATATAGTGGTCTATTCTTCTTCATTCATCGTGGCACATATGCTTGGTATTTAGTTTGTATGGGGAACACTCCCTATTACATTTTGAAGTGAACGTTTATTAAATAGTAATGCTCGATTAGTTTCTGGTTTCTTTTCATTAAAGCAGAATATACTTGAGACTTTGTTCAATTTCTTGATGATGAAACCTAAAAACAATGCAGAATAAAAATATCTAACCTATTGAACATACATTATTCAGTTAGAATGATGTGGGCGCTCCCACCATGGAGATTTTGTGGCCTCGGTTCTTTTTGGTATTTATCAGTCATATGTTTGTGATCAACTATACAATGTGTCTCTTCAATTGAGTGGTTGGTTCTTACATAATTATCCTATATTCATTTTTATTAGTTTTAAGCATTGGTTGGAAAGACAACTTGGCTTATGTACACTGTTTTTCTGAAGACATACACTTGTTTTAGTTCTTCTAATCAATCATTTTTTGCAATACAATAATATGATCAGATGTGATCATCATATGACATTTTTCAGTTCTTTGCACAGGTACGGTTATCTTATTGTTATTTGTTCAACAATTTACAGAATGTTGTGTAGTTTTATACTATGATTGAAGGTATTTGAATTGATCATATTATATCACAACGACCTCATTTAGGAAGAGTGATTGATGATTGTGAGCATCTTCATATTCCTTGGACTAGCAATGTATAGTTTGCTCTCATTGAGAAGTCAATGGATATATTGAATCGAACATTGAATTCGTCAACCAGAGAGAGCCACCAAATTTGAATTAAGGCAATTCACAGGGTTGAAGGGTGAAGTTCCAAGTGACCCTTGCGTGTAACTCCAATATGTTGTCTTTGAGTTGAAGGTAGATGATATGTGATGGCAAGGGCCGAAGGCCATGCAGCCATCAGAGATCCATGGGCTTGAAAATGGAACAACTTAAGAACGTTGGTGGATTGTGTGGGAGTCTAGCCAATAAAGAGATAAGTTCTCTTATATTTGAATCATGTTCATGAATTTTCATGTTATTattaattcattctattgggaTGTTGAATCATGTTTGATTGATGTTTCTCTTCAAGAGTCTTGAACTATTATGCTccaagcttcagagggagcttggaaATAGACATGACAGCCTATACAAGCTTTCAGCTCATTCCTTCACTTGAGAAGATGGTTGAAGGTATGTCATTTCATAATGACTGTGCTATGGGTCCTTTTCGTAGAAAGTGAAAGTaagggaaaagaaaaaataaattaacatttcTCATTTATGAAAACTTATGATGATTGCTTCCCTTAGTGGATTCTtatattatgtaatcttcataagATCTGGTTGTCACAACTTTATAATAAGGATTCTTATAAGCTTAGGCCTTTGTAAGTATGATGTTGATCCTATCGAATTAATGTTGAAATGCTAACTCTAGTTTACATATGATTTCTAACTAGAAAGAGTTagttccaaaatttggaataaaaCTAGGCCTAATGCATTACTCTCTAGAGTTAGAAATATGACAAGGATCCAATAAATTGATATCTTGAATAATGGATTGCAGTGTTTTTACAGCTAACTCTGATTGTGCAGATCCATCGAAGTATAGACAGctaattggatccttgatgtatctagttaacactagaccagaaatttgttatgcagtgagtgccctCAGCCAATTCATGAACAAACTGAAgtatgttcatcttgttgcagccaagcatattctgagatatttgCGAGGCACAGTTGGCTACGggttgaagtatccaatcaacattGTCATCACcttggaaggctactctgattctAATTGGGCAGGAAGTGTAATCGATAGGGAGAGTACTTTAGGAATTTGTTTCAGTTTGGGTCATGTTGTTATATCCTGGACCAGCAAGAAACAGTTGTTAGTTGCATTAAATACTACAGAAGCTAAGTTgtggcttcgcaagcttcttgTTGGGTTGTTCGGACAACCTTGGGAGCTCACtgtcattcattgtgacaatcagagttgtattaagATGTCTGCTAATCCTGTGTCTCATGACAGATAAAACATGtgaaaactcattatcactatattCGTGATATGGTATAGAGAGGTGTCATTCAGCTGaaatatgtcagcactgatgaacagattgcagatgttctcaccaagcctctagctcgtgtgaagtttgaatacttcatAGAGAGACTTGGAGTTGTTGAGAACACAGCTttggctgagagggagtctcaatctcagtgatgcactaagttgcatcttccaccttctgcaggcaatgcaaggtggagtcaccctctacgggcaatgcaaggtgacattggatCCTTCTCAAGGAGAAGTTGAGCtgaaagacctcttccaccctttgcaggcaatgcaaggtggatccatcctatGCGGGTATGCATGATGGGtatcatggaaagagtccatgaTGTATATTGAATTCATCCTCTACGAGCATGCATGGTGAATATCATGGAAGGAATCCATGATGTACCTTGGAACCATCCTCTGTGGGAatgcatgatggatatcatggaaagagtccatAAAGCATGGTCACGTTGTAACTTGATTATTCAAGGGATCCTCCctaactaagagggagtgttgaaatatagCTAGGTCAAATCCCTAGCGTAATTAATTTTAATGTGGCCCTTGGCCTGAAAATTAATTGTATCGATATAATTGATTAATGTTTAGGGTTGAGCTTCAATTTGGATAGCGTGTAATTGGGTTGGGCCCAAATAGATATCAATGTAACTTGTGAATGTTAAGGGCGGGCCCTATTTGGGCGCTCAACTTATGTAACTTATAATGGTTATGGGGCAAGACCTATTCATTGTGTAACTTGTAATTCAATAGGTCGGGACCTATTGAATATGTAACTTGTAACTTGGGGTAGGTTCTATGTAATTTGGCACCAAGGCAGACCTAGGCATAAGAGTTAAAGGCATGTATATAAAGGAAGTGACTTGAGGTCACAAGACACACATTCAACGAATATCCTCTATCTTCATCAAGTAGCGAATTGTCACATGTAATCAGCGAATTATCTTCAGTGATCAGCAAATCTCATTTAAAAGACAACGACCATATCTAAAGGATAGTGAATCAGTATTAGAGGTCAGCGAACTCCTTCCAGCTGTGAGCGAACTACTAGTCAGGGATCTGCCCTTGTGTTCCGATCTGCAAGCGAAGTAGAGTTACAGCCCAGCGAACCCTATCAAGACTGAGTGAACATCTTGCAAGGCTGAGTTAACTTCATACAAAGACAGCAAACTCAAATTTGGGCTAACAAATTGAGCTACAGGGATTTGATTCTTCAAATTGTTATATCTCAGATAAGTTGTGCTTGTGCCCTAGAAGGCTATATTGTAAATCTGCCCTGTGGTTAATATAATACAATCTGAAAtagttgttgggtttttcacctccaagagggaggttttcccaaggtacatgtgtgttatgtgtatgatttactttgcattctgattttaTGTTCTATACTGCTAATCTGATTGCTAAAACTAACATAATTATCCTAATTTCATATTAATGCAAATTTTACTTATTGAAAAATAAGTTGCATTGTTAAAGCTCAATTGCTTTAATGAAAGACTAAAGAAACAAACAACTAAGCAGAATAGGGTCAATTAAAATGGGATTAGGACAGTCAAGGGGCAGAGCCCCCACCACCAAACCCAAATTAAGGCCTTTGATGCAAATGCCATGGCATACTCATCTAAAAGAGCTAATTACATTTTTAACTCCTAAATCCGCAAAGCAGACCATATCTCTTTGCCCATTTTAAGCTGGTTTTTAGAAGAGATAACTTATACACCAGAGCATTACCAAATGGCAAATGTACTGAGCTTTGCTAAAAGTAAAAAATCATAATTTATTTGATTTACAGCGAACACGCAAACATTGGTAGAAAATTCAAACCTGAAGTCATTAGTTTTTAAATTCGAACTTGAAAGGCATTGATTCTTATATCTAGTTGAAATTAAAGGTTTAAATACAGAGGAACAGCTTTGTAATAAACAGCATGGGGGGCAAAGGCGAGGGCTGTAGTATAAAGAAGTGGCAT
This genomic stretch from Cryptomeria japonica chromosome 8, Sugi_1.0, whole genome shotgun sequence harbors:
- the LOC131857520 gene encoding secreted RxLR effector protein 161-like; this translates as MTAYTSFQLIPSLEKMVEVSALSQFMNKLKYVHLVAAKHILRYLRGTVGYGLKYPINIVITLEGYSDSNWAGSVIDRESTLGICFSLGHVVISWTSKKQLLVALNTTEAKLWLRKLLVGLFGQPWELTVIHCDNQSCIKMSANPVSHDR